The following coding sequences are from one Gigantopelta aegis isolate Gae_Host chromosome 15, Gae_host_genome, whole genome shotgun sequence window:
- the LOC121389714 gene encoding zinc finger protein 62 homolog, with translation MATSEIAAERVKLARKKISPEEIKRRQKCRSQLRRLKQVFIGDEIERWNIVKEDNLLKNNKEVARLLLNIYEAYQAFSHPNTSSNTQYQNCEFPSTSVAEVKDEPVININNDDNNDSYPSVEPLSHNAVMCVQSEDYDKESDIHSDVTDLSSDSFDSYESLDELYVTFKDVSSSEDTASKKKKKRKPINTENDCPSEYVQDIGNNDLSSVQEKKQKKKHKKYDCDKIWIPSGYEVDVDDDYVTDNIGIRSFSSVNRAANRNVGIKISKPTTKKASNNQYVCTSCPEICSSVAEADEHILSHYIACEECGKQYCSVSLLRSHLRKCHVPISFTCLVSGCEYTTETKTSIFKHIQIGHSKEVSLECALCSATSRSAYLFTKHIKFDHYMHIAPESLGTSTLCDVCGTCYPGPEELKDHIQSIHGARKRLGICDICGEVFANKKLRAHKRSKHTEKTMPCTFEGCHVMFSSQYLRKTHFKEVHLGIKAHRCPYEGCSYGDHSKSRLATHIDMVHLKVRKVPCTWPGCDKTFFDKSHLRVHMRIHFDERPLACELCDYTCRQRTALNWHLKKKHNSEDVGMDFCENSVCGGSERVRTDVMESSDLPVGIPAVSHAKKPGRKGKKAKNQTFD, from the exons ATGGCGACATCAGAGATTGCCgcggaaagggtaaagttggcgAGGAAAAAGATTTCTCCTGAAGAAATCAAACGAAGACAAAAATGCAGGTCCCAGTTGCGAAGGCTTAAGCAAGTTTTCATTGGTGATGAAATAGAGAGATGGAATATTGTCAAAGAAGACAATTTGCTTAAGAATAACAAGGAAGTAGCCCGGCTGTTGCTCAACATTTACGAAGCGTACCA GGCGTTTTCGCATCCTAACACCAGCAGTAACACACAGTACCAGAATTGCGAATTTCCATCCACTAGTGTTGCTGAGGTCAAAGATGAACCtgtcatcaacatcaacaacgACGACAACAACGACAGCTACCCATCGGTCGAACCCTTGAGTCACAATGCTGTGATGTGTGTACAATCCGAGGACTATGATAAGGAGTCTGACATCCACTCCGATGTTACGGACCTTAGTTCCGATTCCTTCGACAGCTACGAATCGTTGGATGAACTGTATGTGACATTCAAGGATGTTTCATCGTCTGAAGATACAGCTtcgaaaaagaaaaagaaacgaaAACCGATTAATACTGAAAATGACTGTCCATCAGAATATGTTCAAGATATTGGAAATAACGATTTGTCGTCAGTTCaagaaaagaaacagaaaaagaaacacaaaaaataTGATTGTGATAAAATCTGGATACCATCTGGATACGaagttgatgttgatgatgattatgTTACTGATAATATTGGAATTCGTAGTTTCTCCTCTGTTAATAGAGCTGCTAACCGAAATGTTGGTATTAAGATTTCAAAACCCACTACAAAGAAAGCATCCAATAACCAGTATGTCTGCACATCTTGTCCTGAAATTTGTTCTAGTGTCGCAGAAGCAGACGAGCACATTTTGAGTCATTACATCGCGTGTGAAGAATGTGGGAAGCAGTATTGTTCAGTCAGTCTTCTAAGGTCTCATCTGAGAAAATGTCACGTGCCCATTTCGTTTACCTGTCTAGTTTCTGGCTGTGAATATACGACAGAAACTAAGACATCaatcttcaaacacattcagataGGTCACTCGAAGGAAGTGTCTTTGGAATGTGCACTGTGTTCAGCTACCTCGAGATCGGCTTAtctatttacaaaacacatcAAGTTCGATCATTACATGCATATCGCGCCTGAGTCCTTGGGCACGAGTACACTCTGTGACGTTTGTGGGACATGTTATCCGGGACCGGAAGAGTTGAAAGATCACATTCAGAGCATCCATGGTGCACGAAAACGGCTTGGCATTTGTGACATCTGCGGCGAAGTGTTTGCGAATAAAAAGCTGAGGGCACATAAGAGGAGTAAGCACACGGAGAAGACGATGCCCTGTACATTTGAGGGCTGCCATGTGATGTTCAGTTCACAATATCTGAGAAAAACGCATTTCAAAGAAGTTCATCTGGGCATCAAAGCGCACAGGTGTCCGTACGAAGGCTGCTCTTATGGGGATCACTCCAAGTCGAGATTAGCGACGCACATTGACATGGTGCACCTGAAAGTTCGAAAAGTTCCCTGCACGTGGCCGGGTTGTGACAAGACGTTCTTTGACAAGAGCCATCTTAGAGTGCACATGCGCATTCACTTCGATGAAAGACCACTGGCCTGTGAGCTCTGTGACTACACGTGCAGGCAGCGTACGGCGTTGAACTGGCacttgaagaaaaaacacaacTCCGAAGACGTCGGCATGGACTTTTGTGAAAATTCTGTTTGTGGAGGTTCTGAGAGAGTGAGAACTGATGTCATGGAATCTAGTGACCTGCCTGTTGGTATCCCAGCAGTTTCGCATGCCAAAAAGCCTGGAcgaaaaggaaagaaagcaaAGAACCAAACGTTCGACTAG